The nucleotide sequence ATGATCAGGAGAAGAAGCCACTGGAGCAATGTACTAGTACCACCTCCTCCTCTTGTGAAGAACTGACAACAACAAACATGAAAGATGATGGTGCTAAGGATGATCAagaggcagtggagcaaggtgtcATTGTTGAACAAGAGGTCGCACCCATGGATGATGCCATtgctgttgatgatgatgatcaggaGAAGAAGCCACTGGAGCAATCTAGTACCACTTATGGTGACTTGGGAACAACCATGGAGAATGCTGCTGCTCTTGTGCAAGTTCAAGAGCAAGTGGTGGAGCAGCTAGATGCCACCCAGCCAAGGGATGAAGATATTGCTGCTGAGGGACAAGAGACACTGGGAGATCATCAGCCGGGATCAACTGAGAATGCTGATGATGCTGTGCAAGTTCAAGAGGAAGGTGAAACCGCAGATGCCACTGCTGTAGATGACCATGACAAGGCAGTGGAGCAATGCACCACTTACGATGACTTGGGAACAACCATGGAGAATGATGTTGCTAAGGATGATCAGGAGGTGCTGGAGCAAGGTGTCATTGACCAAGGGGATGATGCAAGTACCATAGATGATGATAATGCTGTCAAAGATCTTGAGGTGCTGCTGCTAGGTGCCGTGGAAGGAACGCGCGCTACCACAGATGGCATTGCTGCTGTCGAGGATCAAGGGAAGAATGTGGAGCAATGTGCCGCTTATTATGACCTGGGAACAACCATGAAGAATGATGATGCTTCTGttgaagaacaagaggtggtggAGGAAGGCGTTGTCGATTTAACCATGGATGATGATGATTCTGTCAAAGATCACAAGCAGCAAGGTATCATTGACGGAACCGATGACATTGCTGTTGAGAAACAAGAGAAAGTGCTGGAGCAATGTTCAAGAGCAACTAAGGGTGAGTACACTGTCAAAGAAAAGGAGATGGTGGTGGAGCAAGGTGTCGTCGACCCAAAGTACATGGATCTTGCCACGGAAGATCAGGTTAAGTTGTCGATCATAGACGACCAGGGTACAGTGCCCATGGATAATATTGTGGTGAAAGACCAGGATAAGGCAGTGGTGCAATATGCCAGTGATGCAATAGTAACAATCAAGGATGAGAGTCCTGTGGAGGAACATGATACAGTGGGGAATCAAGGTGTCATCGACAAAAATGGCAGAACCAAGGATGATATTGATGTAGAGGGACATGGCTATGTGAATGAACAGGTCATCGTCGATAACTGGGGTACATCCAGTGATGCTACTGCTTTGGAAGGTCAGAAGAACGAGGCTGAGCCACGCATGGGTGATGAACAGATAGCAGGCAAGGACATGGATGGTGTTCATGCTGAGGGGAACATGTTGGAGCAAAGGACCAGCGATAAACAGGGAGCAACACAGTCTGATTTCACTGTTGATAAGCACAAGGATATAGCGGAGCGTGTCCGCCATGAGTGGGGTGCACCTGAGGATGATCTTGCTATGGACAGGACAGCTTACCAAGGTACCAGAGATTGGGGTATAGTTAACAAGGAGAAGGTTAAGCTGCCTGAGGATGATCGTGCTATGGACACGGCAGCTTATCAAGGTACCGGAGATTGGGGTATAGTTAACAAGGAGAAGGTGCTGCCTGAGGATGATCGTGCTATGGACATGGCAGCTTATCAAGGTACCGGAGATTGGGGTATAGTTAGCAAGGAGAAGTATACGTTGCCTGCTAGAAGATATCCACAGAAGCCCAGAAAACTTAACTGCCCCTCTTACATGTCAAAAGGGACCTGCACATACGGGCCCTCATGCCACTTCAATCACCCACCGGTAAAATCTGCGTCACTTTACTATCATATTATGTATTACTCTAAACTTTTTTGGCAAGAAAACTTTGTTGGTTTCCGTACTACGTAGAATATGCTGCAATTTTGCTTAGCACAATAGGTTGTGTAAATTATCGCTGTCATATCCGTGCCATTTGTCATGCAACTGTGCAGGTGGTACTGGGATCTATATTTCAGTGCATTAAGCTCACACCTGCAGTCCCTGCTGTATGCTTCTACATATATGTTCATATGCATGCCCTTTTCTGTATAAAAATGTAGTCTCTCGCATCCTTTCTGGTCTCTAGATAAGCAGGAGATGATGTGGCATTTTAAAAGTTTTATGTGCTGATAATTGTAGTGGACGTTTGAAAGCCTGATTAATATGTACCTCATTCACTACTTTGTTCATGAGCTATTTAGTAACTTATCGTCCTCCTTTTTGTTGATGTTGTCACTGCAGCAGCTTAAATCTAGATCAGATGAATCATGGCGTCCCTCTGAACGAAGAAACCATGGCGCTGCAGAAATTCTGGAACTGAACCGCCTTGGCCTTCCCATTCGTGAAGTATGCCTATGCTATCTTTTCATCTGTTGGAGTTGGTACTTATGATTTATATTGGAAAATGTTGAAACTGAATGGTAGTCTAAATTACTTTTCAGGGAGCAAGAAACTGTGACTACTATATGCGAACTGGTGCTTGCAGATATGGCAAAAACTGCCATTTTAACCATCCAGACCATGTCATTGATGCTCAGTTTAGTCCACCAACAGGGTGGGAGGATAATGCTTTGCAAATGGAGAAATCTTCTGATCATACATTAGATGAGACATCACGCATGAAGAAATCTTCCGATGATGCGACCTTCGATGACAGATCACACATGAAGAAATCTTCCGATGATGCGACCTTAGATGACAGATCACACTTGAAGAAACCTTCCGATGGTGCGATCGTAGATGACACGTCATACTCAAAGAAGTCTTCTGACCATGACAACTCATCTAGCTCTGGTGTCCTGCCACCAAGCATATTTAGAATGCTTCTACCTCCCCAAAAAGTACTGCCTGGTACGGAAGGAAAGGCGAAAAAGGTACATGCTGTTTCTTCCCTATATTATGCTGCATTTGCACACATCTCTTGGATACTGCTACTTTGTGACACTGTACTGTACTTTCCCAGATTTAGGCTGGTCTGTGCCTTTTTTGTTAATTTCCTTATCCTATCTGCTTCATGCAGAAGTCAGACTGGTCATCAGACGATTCCGATGGTTGCTGTTCAGCAGATAGTTCAGATGGACCTTTGTGCAAGCAGGGGGAGCACGTGGATTACCCTGAGAGGCCTGGCAGACCAGAATATCACCACCCAAAACAGTCAAAATACAAAGAAGAGGTGAACTATCCCGAGAGGCCTGGCAAACCAGATTGCCCCTTCTACATGAGATTTGGTGATTGTAAATTTGCATCAGCGTGCAACTATCACCACCCAAAAGACAAATACCCAGCTGGGAGACCTGATGAACCAGAATGCCCATTCCTTATGAAGCGTGGGTACTGTAAACTTAGGGCACAATGTAAGTTTTATCACCCAGAGGCTTCGAGCCCAACAGATGCAAAAAGATCTGTTACCACTGATGAACATCATCCATCTACAAGAATCACATTACAAGACTATATGCTTCCCCAGCAACCGCAGTATCCTGAGAGGCCTGGTCAGCCAGAGTGCCGGTACTACTTGCAGTTTGGGAAATGCAAATATCTGTCTGCATGTATATTTCACCATCCAAAAGATAGACTTGCAGCTCACTCTGATCAGATTGGACCTGGCATGCCAGATTGTCCTTTCTATATGAAAGCTGGGAAATGTCAATTTGGATCAGCATGTGAATTTCGTCATCCCAAAGATATACATTCAAGTTCAACTGCAGAGGTATATTCTTATTATCAGTGGTCGATGTTCAAGTAAACACTGTTGATTCAATCATAGCTACTCTAGTTTGCAATTGTTCCTTTTTCTCTGGCTGATCCCTGTTGCATTTTTAGGCATGCCATTAAGTATAGTAAATAGTACTGGTCAGCTCAGTCCTGTGTACTGGGAACTGGGAAAGACATCTTTACTAGCATTGACATTTATGCAAATGAAAACTGAATAAATTGTGCGTTGAGAATTCTTGTCCAATTTACAGTGAGTACAGTACTATTTTCTGTGCTTGTTTACTACCTCATCGTACGAATGAAATCTGTTCTGAACCTTTTCGGTTCCTATTGCACATCTGAACTCCGAATGTTTGAAGTATATATCCACACAACACAAAGATGGCCACTGAAAAATATGATGGTATGGACTATGGAGTGCTAGGAGAGGCTAAATAGTAAATATTACTtcctccgtcccacaatgtaagatgtttttgcaagctaaaatagcttgcaaaaatgtcttacattgtgggacagagggagtagttatgtGTGTAGTAGCAAAGAAATTCTTTTTTTAATCTACCACCTGAAGTGCAATGCAGGTTGCTCTTTGTTTCTACAATGTTGATCGTGATCTTGTTGAATTTTCTTCATTTATCAGAAGTAGAAATATGAAATATGTATGTCATGTCACCCAATTGAAAGAACATAGATGCTCGGTTTTTGTTACCAGTGAATGCTCATGGATGTTGTGCTGTTCCAGGAAGCATTTGATAAGAGAAGTGGGTCGGGGGTGTATGATAGTTTGACAAGGTCAGATAATGGCGTGGAGCAACAAGAAGAGAGCATCATGTATCCTGAAAGGCCAGGTGAACCCGAGTGTAACCACTACATGAGGCAGGGGTACTGTAAGTTCCAGATGAACTGCAAGTACCATCATCCAGGAGACCGGCTGTCTAAGAAACAGTATGTATGTAAGA is from Triticum aestivum cultivar Chinese Spring chromosome 1B, IWGSC CS RefSeq v2.1, whole genome shotgun sequence and encodes:
- the LOC123150163 gene encoding uncharacterized protein isoform X2, with amino-acid sequence MIGDDDHPTTPPPSPPPPPPPPIAPAPSPSLGLGRRLLGSIRALSSAIALPSTPAAASSSSSSSPSLGLSLLLHLKPDLHLHHQEPPPPSTPASLLRHHQDHDQEQDQAAPAHAPRAKRALHLLPQTPTPSPSLAPSAAAAAAVQHHQEEEEEEPCGLLDEADLHLHQEEGAGDDEPGLTTKGLNVLEQHKGLDLPLPKQAPTLLSIQDDAAAAGDQHPDQLHCTSLADQHQFKLVDAPTCCPTPRAHDAQEQDDLPAHAHAHAHGLGFSTQDQDGVDAVAVEGQEVLEQGGVVAAGIIGQGTQDATAVAVAVGDDDQEKKPLEQCTSTTSSSCEELTTTNMKDDGAKDDQEAVEQGVIVEQEVAPMDDAIAVDDDDQEKKPLEQSSTTYGDLGTTMENAAALVQVQEQVVEQLDATQPRDEDIAAEGQETLGDHQPGSTENADDAVQVQEEGETADATAVDDHDKAVEQCTTYDDLGTTMENDVAKDDQEVLEQGVIDQGDDASTIDDDNAVKDLEVLLLGAVEGTRATTDGIAAVEDQGKNVEQCAAYYDLGTTMKNDDASVEEQEVVEEGVVDLTMDDDDSVKDHKQQGIIDGTDDIAVEKQEKVLEQCSRATKGEYTVKEKEMVVEQGVVDPKYMDLATEDQVKLSIIDDQGTVPMDNIVVKDQDKAVVQYASDAIVTIKDESPVEEHDTVGNQGVIDKNGRTKDDIDVEGHGYVNEQVIVDNWGTSSDATALEGQKNEAEPRMGDEQIAGKDMDGVHAEGNMLEQRTSDKQGATQSDFTVDKHKDIAERVRHEWGAPEDDLAMDRTAYQGTRDWGIVNKEKVKLPEDDRAMDTAAYQGTGDWGIVNKEKVLPEDDRAMDMAAYQGTGDWGIVSKEKYTLPARRYPQKPRKLNCPSYMSKGTCTYGPSCHFNHPPLKSRSDESWRPSERRNHGAAEILELNRLGLPIREGARNCDYYMRTGACRYGKNCHFNHPDHVIDAQFSPPTGWEDNALQMEKSSDHTLDETSRMKKSSDDATFDDRSHMKKSSDDATLDDRSHLKKPSDGAIVDDTSYSKKSSDHDNSSSSGVLPPSIFRMLLPPQKVLPGTEGKAKKKSDWSSDDSDGCCSADSSDGPLCKQGEHVDYPERPGRPEYHHPKQSKYKEEVNYPERPGKPDCPFYMRFGDCKFASACNYHHPKDKYPAGRPDEPECPFLMKRGYCKLRAQCKFYHPEASSPTDAKRSVTTDEHHPSTRITLQDYMLPQQPQYPERPGQPECRYYLQFGKCKYLSACIFHHPKDRLAAHSDQIGPGMPDCPFYMKAGKCQFGSACEFRHPKDIHSSSTAEEAFDKRSGSGVYDSLTRSDNGVEQQEESIMYPERPGEPECNHYMRQGYCKFQMNCKYHHPGDRLSKKHEVIRSDHLSKAGTRWLPHECYQQKALS
- the LOC123150163 gene encoding uncharacterized protein isoform X4, whose protein sequence is MIGDDDHPTTPPPSPPPPPPPPIAPAPSPSLGLGRRLLGSIRALSSAIALPSTPAAASSSSSSSPSLGLSLLLHLKPDLHLHHQEPPPPSTPASLLRHHQDHDQEQDQAAPAHAPRAKRALHLLPQTPTPSPSLAPSAAAAAAVQHHQEEEEEEPCGLLDEADLHLHQEEGAGDDEPGLTTKGLNVLEQHKGLDLPLPKQAPTLLSIQDDAAAAGDQHPDQLHCTSLADQHQFKLVDAPTCCPTPRAHDAQEQDDLPAHAHAHAHGLGFSTQDQDGVDAVAVEGQEVLEQGGVVAAGIIGQGTQDATAVAVAVGDDDQEKKPLEQCTSTTSSSCEELTTTNMKDDGAKDDQEAVEQGVIVEQEVAPMDDAIAVDDDDQEKKPLEQSSTTYGDLGTTMENAAALVQVQEQVVEQLDATQPRDEDIAAEGQETLGDHQPGSTENADDAVQVQEEGETADATAVDDHDKAVEQCTTYDDLGTTMENDVAKDDQEVLEQGVIDQGDDASTIDDDNAVKDLEVLLLGAVEGTRATTDGIAAVEDQGKNVEQCAAYYDLGTTMKNDDASVEEQEVVEEGVVDLTMDDDDSVKDHKQQGIIDGTDDIAVEKQEKVLEQCSRATKGEYTVKEKEMVVEQGVVDPKYMDLATEDQVKLSIIDDQGTVPMDNIVVKDQDKAVVQYASDAIVTIKDESPVEEHDTVGNQGVIDKNGRTKDDIDVEGHGYVNEQVIVDNWGTSSDATALEGQKNEAEPRMGDEQIAGKDMDGVHAEGNMLEQRTSDKQGATQSDFTVDKHKDIAERVRHEWGAPEDDLAMDRTAYQGTRDWGIVNKEKVKLPEDDRAMDTAAYQGTGDWGIVNKEKYTLPARRYPQKPRKLNCPSYMSKGTCTYGPSCHFNHPPQLKSRSDESWRPSERRNHGAAEILELNRLGLPIREGARNCDYYMRTGACRYGKNCHFNHPDHVIDAQFSPPTGWEDNALQMEKSSDHTLDETSRMKKSSDDATFDDRSHMKKSSDDATLDDRSHLKKPSDGAIVDDTSYSKKSSDHDNSSSSGVLPPSIFRMLLPPQKVLPGTEGKAKKKSDWSSDDSDGCCSADSSDGPLCKQGEHVDYPERPGRPEYHHPKQSKYKEEVNYPERPGKPDCPFYMRFGDCKFASACNYHHPKDKYPAGRPDEPECPFLMKRGYCKLRAQCKFYHPEASSPTDAKRSVTTDEHHPSTRITLQDYMLPQQPQYPERPGQPECRYYLQFGKCKYLSACIFHHPKDRLAAHSDQIGPGMPDCPFYMKAGKCQFGSACEFRHPKDIHSSSTAEEAFDKRSGSGVYDSLTRSDNGVEQQEESIMYPERPGEPECNHYMRQGYCKFQMNCKYHHPGDRLSKKHEVIRSDHLSKAGTRWLPHECYQQKALS
- the LOC123150163 gene encoding uncharacterized protein isoform X3 produces the protein MIGDDDHPTTPPPSPPPPPPPPIAPAPSPSLGLGRRLLGSIRALSSAIALPSTPAAASSSSSSSPSLGLSLLLHLKPDLHLHHQEPPPPSTPASLLRHHQDHDQEQDQAAPAHAPRAKRALHLLPQTPTPSPSLAPSAAAAAAVQHHQEEEEEEPCGLLDEADLHLHQEEGAGDDEPGLTTKGLNVLEQHKGLDLPLPKQAPTLLSIQDDAAAAGDQHPDQLHCTSLADQHQFKLVDAPTCCPTPRAHDAQEQDDLPAHAHAHAHGLGFSTQDQDGVDAVAVEGQEVLEQGGVVAAGIIGQGTQDATAVAVAVGDDDQEKKPLEQCTSTTSSSCEELTTTNMKDDGAKDDQEAVEQGVIVEQEVAPMDDAIAVDDDDQEKKPLEQSSTTYGDLGTTMENAAALVQVQEQVVEQLDATQPRDEDIAAEGQETLGDHQPGSTENADDAVQVQEEGETADATAVDDHDKAVEQCTTYDDLGTTMENDVAKDDQEVLEQGVIDQGDDASTIDDDNAVKDLEVLLLGAVEGTRATTDGIAAVEDQGKNVEQCAAYYDLGTTMKNDDASVEEQEVVEEGVVDLTMDDDDSVKDHKQQGIIDGTDDIAVEKQEKVLEQCSRATKGEYTVKEKEMVVEQGVVDPKYMDLATEDQVKLSIIDDQGTVPMDNIVVKDQDKAVVQYASDAIVTIKDESPVEEHDTVGNQGVIDKNGRTKDDIDVEGHGYVNEQVIVDNWGTSSDATALEGQKNEAEPRMGDEQIAGKDMDGVHAEGNMLEQRTSDKQGATQSDFTVDKHKDIAERVRHEWGAPEDDLAMDRTAYQGTRDWGIVNKEKVKLPEDDRAMDTAAYQGTGDWGIVNKEKVLPEDDRAMDMAAYQGTGDWGIVSKEKYTLPARRYPQKPRKLNCPSYMSKGTCTYGPSCHFNHPPQLKSRSDESWRPSERRNHGAAEILELNRLGLPIREGARNCDYYMRTGACRYGKNCHFNHPDHVIDAQFSPPTGWEDNALQMEKSSDHTLDETSRMKKSSDDATFDDRSHMKKSSDDATLDDRSHLKKPSDGAIVDDTSYSKKSSDHDNSSSSGVLPPSIFRMLLPPQKVLPGTEGKAKKKSDWSSDDSDGCCSADSSDGPLCKQGEHVDYPERPGRPEYHHPKQSKYKEEVNYPERPGKPDCPFYMRFGDCKFASACNYHHPKDKYPAGRPDEPECPFLMKRGYCKLRAQCKFYHPEASSPTDAKRSVTTDEHHPSTRITLQDYMLPQQPQYPERPGQPECRYYLQFGKCKYLSACIFHHPKDRLAAHSDQIGPGMPDCPFYMKAGKCQFGSACEFRHPKDIHSSSTAEEAFDKRSGSGVYDSLTRSDNGVEQQEESIMYPERPGEPECNHYMRQGYCKFQMNCKYHHPGDRLSKKQYVLKSSAATT
- the LOC123150163 gene encoding uncharacterized protein isoform X1 — protein: MIGDDDHPTTPPPSPPPPPPPPIAPAPSPSLGLGRRLLGSIRALSSAIALPSTPAAASSSSSSSPSLGLSLLLHLKPDLHLHHQEPPPPSTPASLLRHHQDHDQEQDQAAPAHAPRAKRALHLLPQTPTPSPSLAPSAAAAAAVQHHQEEEEEEPCGLLDEADLHLHQEEGAGDDEPGLTTKGLNVLEQHKGLDLPLPKQAPTLLSIQDDAAAAGDQHPDQLHCTSLADQHQFKLVDAPTCCPTPRAHDAQEQDDLPAHAHAHAHGLGFSTQDQDGVDAVAVEGQEVLEQGGVVAAGIIGQGTQDATAVAVAVGDDDQEKKPLEQCTSTTSSSCEELTTTNMKDDGAKDDQEAVEQGVIVEQEVAPMDDAIAVDDDDQEKKPLEQSSTTYGDLGTTMENAAALVQVQEQVVEQLDATQPRDEDIAAEGQETLGDHQPGSTENADDAVQVQEEGETADATAVDDHDKAVEQCTTYDDLGTTMENDVAKDDQEVLEQGVIDQGDDASTIDDDNAVKDLEVLLLGAVEGTRATTDGIAAVEDQGKNVEQCAAYYDLGTTMKNDDASVEEQEVVEEGVVDLTMDDDDSVKDHKQQGIIDGTDDIAVEKQEKVLEQCSRATKGEYTVKEKEMVVEQGVVDPKYMDLATEDQVKLSIIDDQGTVPMDNIVVKDQDKAVVQYASDAIVTIKDESPVEEHDTVGNQGVIDKNGRTKDDIDVEGHGYVNEQVIVDNWGTSSDATALEGQKNEAEPRMGDEQIAGKDMDGVHAEGNMLEQRTSDKQGATQSDFTVDKHKDIAERVRHEWGAPEDDLAMDRTAYQGTRDWGIVNKEKVKLPEDDRAMDTAAYQGTGDWGIVNKEKVLPEDDRAMDMAAYQGTGDWGIVSKEKYTLPARRYPQKPRKLNCPSYMSKGTCTYGPSCHFNHPPQLKSRSDESWRPSERRNHGAAEILELNRLGLPIREGARNCDYYMRTGACRYGKNCHFNHPDHVIDAQFSPPTGWEDNALQMEKSSDHTLDETSRMKKSSDDATFDDRSHMKKSSDDATLDDRSHLKKPSDGAIVDDTSYSKKSSDHDNSSSSGVLPPSIFRMLLPPQKVLPGTEGKAKKKSDWSSDDSDGCCSADSSDGPLCKQGEHVDYPERPGRPEYHHPKQSKYKEEVNYPERPGKPDCPFYMRFGDCKFASACNYHHPKDKYPAGRPDEPECPFLMKRGYCKLRAQCKFYHPEASSPTDAKRSVTTDEHHPSTRITLQDYMLPQQPQYPERPGQPECRYYLQFGKCKYLSACIFHHPKDRLAAHSDQIGPGMPDCPFYMKAGKCQFGSACEFRHPKDIHSSSTAEEAFDKRSGSGVYDSLTRSDNGVEQQEESIMYPERPGEPECNHYMRQGYCKFQMNCKYHHPGDRLSKKHEVIRSDHLSKAGTRWLPHECYQQKALS